From the Maioricimonas rarisocia genome, one window contains:
- a CDS encoding DUF1559 family PulG-like putative transporter, translating to MRTHSRSCSRQRGFTLIELLVVIAIIAILIALLLPAVQQAREAARRSQCKNNLKQLGLALHNYHDIHRTFPPANVVGSAWINSCPEGQCGHWGWGAMILPLLDQGPTYSLLEVGDVPLPTATSDAVKLEAMRKSLAVFRCPSDVGPQTNGEHRLPTISGGNADCTSGGCVDTATSNYVAGNDSWNLDRDQWNGFMGRVNRLGSASNPSGKAATLKVSDILDGTSNTIAIGERAYRMGAATLRAGVIYGQNGDTGDHNRQGQVYTMAAGRWKMNDTCGNCGRGFSSMHEGGAHFLLADGSVQFLSENIDHNNADGTIDSTYERLIAVADQQPVGEF from the coding sequence ATGCGCACTCATTCTCGCTCATGTTCGCGTCAGCGTGGTTTCACGCTGATCGAACTGCTGGTCGTCATCGCCATCATTGCGATCCTGATCGCGCTGCTGCTTCCGGCAGTGCAGCAGGCTCGTGAGGCGGCCCGCCGCTCTCAGTGCAAGAACAATCTCAAGCAGCTCGGTCTGGCACTGCACAACTACCACGACATCCATCGGACGTTTCCTCCGGCCAATGTCGTCGGCTCGGCCTGGATCAACTCCTGTCCGGAAGGACAGTGCGGTCACTGGGGGTGGGGCGCGATGATTCTGCCGCTGCTTGACCAGGGGCCGACCTACAGTCTGCTGGAAGTCGGGGACGTCCCGCTGCCGACGGCCACTTCGGATGCGGTCAAGCTGGAAGCGATGCGGAAGTCGCTGGCCGTGTTTCGCTGTCCCTCCGATGTCGGCCCGCAGACGAACGGCGAACATCGCCTGCCGACGATCTCCGGCGGGAATGCCGACTGCACGTCCGGGGGCTGCGTCGACACGGCGACTTCGAACTATGTGGCCGGCAATGACAGCTGGAACCTGGATCGCGACCAGTGGAACGGCTTCATGGGACGCGTGAATCGTCTCGGCTCGGCATCGAATCCGTCCGGCAAGGCCGCCACGCTCAAGGTCTCCGACATCCTCGACGGGACCAGCAACACGATCGCAATCGGTGAACGGGCCTACCGGATGGGCGCCGCGACGCTGCGTGCCGGCGTCATCTACGGCCAGAACGGCGATACCGGCGACCACAACCGGCAGGGGCAGGTGTACACCATGGCGGCCGGTCGGTGGAAGATGAACGACACGTGCGGAAACTGCGGTCGCGGGTTCTCCAGCATGCACGAGGGTGGCGCACACTTTCTGCTGGCGGATGGCTCGGTGCAGTTCCTCAGTGAGAACATCGACCACAACAACGCCGACGGGACGATCGACAGTACGTACGAACGGCTGATCGCTGTCGCGGACCAGCAACCGGTCGGCGAGTTCTGA
- a CDS encoding transthyretin-like family protein, protein MSIRREILLWSTVLLLPLAVGCGGTSDQPELGEVTGVVTLDGEPLADARVVFSPVEGGQSSEATTDAQGKYALVYRGEQMGAKIGEHKVFVSTFEEAVLDDFGKPTGGREELVPEQYNRSSTLTVEVKPGDNEIPLDLNS, encoded by the coding sequence ATGTCAATACGCCGGGAAATCCTTCTGTGGAGTACGGTTCTGCTGCTGCCGCTTGCTGTCGGCTGCGGCGGGACTTCCGACCAACCGGAACTGGGAGAGGTGACCGGCGTCGTGACGCTCGATGGTGAGCCGCTCGCGGATGCGCGGGTCGTTTTCTCGCCGGTCGAAGGGGGCCAGTCGTCTGAAGCGACGACCGATGCTCAGGGAAAGTACGCGCTGGTCTATCGGGGTGAACAGATGGGGGCGAAGATCGGCGAGCACAAGGTCTTTGTGAGCACATTTGAAGAGGCGGTGCTGGACGACTTCGGCAAGCCGACCGGTGGCCGGGAAGAGCTTGTGCCCGAGCAATACAACAGGAGCAGTACGCTGACAGTCGAGGTGAAGCCGGGCGACAATGAGATCCCTCTCGACCTGAATTCCTGA
- a CDS encoding DUF1559 domain-containing protein, which produces MSDYSVQRPRRRGFTLIELLVVIAIIAILIALLLPAVQQAREAARRTQCKNNLKQFGLAFHNYHDTHGVFPYASTFSDGPSGADQGENYLRANHKSMWFGMILPFADQAPFYNQLGDASPNDAASGNRDRIANHFFQFATCPSNPYATSGKRIDGANFADVSVAVQAGFYRPSGGPSRNDAGNKDCQQNPDSQTPNTAVFCSKNTGGVEGGWRRPHRNPSGTRGMFARGVTSLRMRDVTDGSSNTIMLGETKPHYNPFGSIWALNVPEAMYHLKINSTFLKAREDNGTVSWPDASGYASYHEGGAQFLLVDGSVHFLSENIDYETYCNLGDRFDGQALGDF; this is translated from the coding sequence ATGTCGGACTATTCTGTTCAGCGTCCCCGACGCAGGGGTTTTACGCTGATCGAACTGCTTGTCGTTATTGCCATTATTGCGATTCTCATCGCACTGCTGCTCCCGGCCGTTCAACAGGCGCGTGAGGCGGCACGTCGCACGCAGTGCAAGAACAACCTGAAGCAGTTCGGGTTGGCCTTCCACAACTACCACGATACGCACGGTGTGTTCCCCTACGCGAGCACGTTCTCCGACGGTCCTTCCGGGGCCGACCAGGGAGAAAACTATCTGCGGGCGAATCACAAGAGCATGTGGTTCGGCATGATCCTGCCGTTTGCCGATCAGGCTCCGTTCTACAATCAGCTCGGTGATGCGAGCCCGAACGACGCTGCCAGCGGCAACCGCGACCGGATTGCCAATCACTTCTTCCAGTTCGCCACCTGCCCCAGCAACCCGTACGCGACGTCGGGCAAGCGGATCGACGGCGCGAACTTCGCCGACGTCTCGGTCGCCGTGCAGGCTGGCTTCTACCGTCCCAGCGGCGGCCCGTCGCGAAACGATGCGGGCAACAAGGATTGCCAGCAGAATCCTGATTCGCAGACGCCCAACACTGCCGTGTTCTGCAGCAAGAACACCGGCGGCGTCGAAGGGGGCTGGCGTCGGCCGCACCGCAATCCTTCGGGAACCCGCGGCATGTTCGCCCGTGGTGTGACGAGCCTGCGGATGCGTGATGTGACCGACGGCTCCTCCAACACGATCATGCTGGGTGAGACCAAGCCGCACTACAACCCGTTCGGCTCGATCTGGGCCCTGAACGTCCCCGAGGCGATGTATCACCTGAAGATCAACAGCACGTTTCTCAAGGCGCGCGAAGACAACGGCACCGTCAGCTGGCCGGACGCTTCGGGCTACGCCAGCTACCACGAAGGAGGAGCCCAGTTCCTGCTCGTGGATGGGTCCGTGCACTTTCTCTCCGAGAACATCGACTACGAGACGTACTGCAATCTCGGCGACCGCTTCGATGGTCAGGCGCTCGGCGACTTCTGA
- a CDS encoding GNAT family N-acetyltransferase, with protein MSDRFELIDEFRITVAVHEQIRDLLEECFPESSFTSTRTWLKQLPPRRLLVWEEGELVAQLGVEHRVVRLPDGPGTVLGAIDLCVRGACRGVGLASSMLQWLLELGRTHGIDFVILFAADGRLYARNGFCRPGTRVRWLKIHELDGFGIGDDVLDELMVCELGPRRWPDGPEATVDLLGYQF; from the coding sequence ATGTCCGACCGTTTCGAGCTGATCGACGAGTTCCGCATTACCGTGGCAGTTCACGAGCAGATTCGCGACCTGCTGGAAGAGTGCTTTCCGGAATCCAGTTTCACCTCGACGCGAACGTGGCTGAAGCAGCTTCCACCGCGGCGACTCCTCGTCTGGGAGGAGGGTGAACTCGTCGCGCAGCTGGGCGTCGAGCACCGGGTCGTGCGGCTGCCGGATGGTCCGGGTACGGTCCTGGGCGCCATCGATCTCTGTGTTCGCGGAGCGTGCCGGGGTGTCGGGCTCGCCTCGTCGATGCTGCAGTGGCTGTTGGAACTGGGCCGCACGCACGGCATCGACTTCGTGATTCTCTTTGCCGCAGACGGACGTTTGTATGCGCGGAACGGTTTTTGTCGGCCCGGAACGCGCGTGCGGTGGCTGAAGATTCACGAACTGGACGGTTTCGGCATCGGTGACGACGTACTCGATGAACTGATGGTGTGCGAACTCGGGCCGCGCCGGTGGCCGGATGGCCCGGAGGCGACGGTCGATCTGCTGGGGTACCAGTTCTGA